The segment ATTGGCCACGTCGTCGCGGAGCTGCTGGAGGGCGTGAGCCGTCAGGTCGCCGCGGGCGAGTCGGTGCACTTCGGGCCGTTGATCCTCAGCGACGCGGGGCTGACCCACAAGGGGCGGCTGATGCGCTGGGAAGACATCGAGAGCATCCGCCTCCAGGACGAGGTGGACCAGGCCGTGGCGACGCGCGAGCTGATCATCGTCGCCGAGGGCAAGCCTCGAAAGATTGACGAAGCGAAGGTCGTCAACGCGCCAGTCCTGCTGGCCTATCTGTCAGACCGCCTGGCCGGCTGACCCCCCCTCTCCAAGGCGCCACATCATGGAAATCTACAGCTCTGAGCAGGCGAAGAAGAAGACCCAGCAGCCGAAAGCCATCTACTACTCCCGTGCCCGGCTCATTGCTGGCGCCGTCATCTGGGCGGTGTCCATCGCCGGCTTTGGCGCGCTGACCTATCGGGCGGGCTCCGCGCAGGGAGCGATGGCGGTCTTCGCGGTGATAACCCTGCTCGCGGCCTGGATGTTCTTCAACTGCGTCAAGCCGCTGGGCCGCCTGGACACGCCGGCGCTGCTCATCGGCAAGGATGGCATCCGCTTCGATGACGGCATGCTGATTGGCTGGGACGACATGCAGGAGAATACCTATATCAGCCAGTCCTACATGGGCATTCCCATCCTCAAGCTGATTCAAATCAAGACGACCCTGGACAAGCCCAAGGTCAAGAAGCTGCGCGTCGCCGCGCTCGACCTCGACAGCGACCAGTACCTGGCGCTCTGCGACAGCTACAGCCAGGGCGCGGTGCTGCCGGCCACGCGCTGAAACACGCCAGAGCGCCTCCACATCACGAAGTCCGCGGCTCCTGCTGCCGCGAGTGCCAGGCGTTCCGCCTCGCCCGGCGTCAAGCCACGGGTGCGTGCGCGCGCCCGTGCACCTTCGCCACGCGCTCGGCCAGGGCCCGGTTCAGGCCCTCGTACGCGGGGCGCAGGCCCGGCAGTCGCTTGCGTCCCGCAATGAGCGTGTACAGGCCGAAGAAGTCCTCGCCGTGCACCAGTCGCGTGCCCCCGCTGGAGGCGGACAGGTGGAAGTAGTGCCGCCCCTTCAAGATGAGCGGCACGCCGCCCGTCCATTCGAGCGCCGTGCCGGGCTCGCAGCGCACGAGCGTGCCCGTGAAGGCGAACAGCTTCCCCGAGCCGTCCGGCGCGAAGGCCTCGGTTTCAAGTCGGACCATGGGGGCTTCCTATTTCACTGCAGGAGCATTCGCCAGAAGCCGCGGTGACCGAAGACTTTGCGCGAGGCCCGTTCCCTGGAGGCCGAACAACACCTCAAGGGAGTGTTTCACATGCAGCAGTCTCGAAGCGGCGTGCGCACCGGGCTCCGAACGAAGATTCCATCCGCTTGCGTCGTGGTCTCCTTGTCCTTGTCGCTCGCCGCCTGTGCCGGGCCGGAGGGACTCGAAGACTCCGGCGAAGTCCTCACTGGCGAGGTGAGCCAGGGCGTCCAGGTCGGCAGCTCCATGGACTGTCCCACCGGGACGGGCGGTACGTGCACCGTCCTCAACATGCCGCTCCTGCATCAGTCGAGCAGCCTGATTGACGTCGACGTGCAGTGGATGAGCCCCTGGGGATGTTACGACACGTCCATCGCCACGGTGCTGAACACGGCGCTCGCCAACCGCACCAGCACGCGCCCGCTGGTGGACCGCACGCTGGCCTGGGACAGCATCGTGGCGGGCAACAACGGTGGCACGCCTCCGCTGACGACCACCAAGGTCTACGAGCAGGTGACGCAGCAGTACCGGTGGGCCAACGCCACGGTGCCGATGTACTTCCACGAGATGCTCAAGGACTTCGACACCGCGTTCACGACGGTCCGCAAGTTCCCCGCCGGCTGCAACCCGGACGTCTACGGCTCCTGCGCCTGGAGCACCAGCGTCCTCGTCAACGACACCGTCGGCGCCGCCTACCGCGACTTCAGCGAGGGGACGCTGCACGTCACGAATGACTACATCAAGGGGCAGATGAACGCCGGCTTCGCGATGATGATTGCGTACGGCCGCTACACCCCGAAGAAGGTGTGGGACTCGAGGCTCGGCGGCTATCGGATGACGTTCATGCGGGACAGCCAGCACAAGGTTGCGTTCAGCGGCTACCAGCCCGGGACGTACCCGCTGCGCATCAACGACGTGGGCGATGGGCAGCGCTACAACGTCTCGGTGACGTCCGATGTCGCGCTCATCGGCACGTTCGATGGCATCGCCGCGAGCAGCGTCGTGGCGTGGGACTTCCCCAATGGGAAGAAGGCGCAGACCTTCGTTCGCTATGACCCGGCGGTGTCGCCCACCACGCAGGTGTTCTTCGTGGACCACGTCGATGGCCTGTCGCTCAGCCTGCCGAAGGCCGGCCCCGTGCGTCAGGTGTTCAGCGGGACGTGGAGCGCTGGCTGGACGTCGCTCATGCCCTTCACCCTGAATGGCGAGCCCCACCAGCTGGCCTACAACCGCAACACCGGCGCGGTGCACTTCGACACGTTCTACGCGAACGCGAATGGCACGAACACCGTGTGGAGCTACACGTGGGGCAGCGGCTTCACCCACTTCGCGCCGTACTACATCAACAAGCACCCGTACTTCATCGCCTACAACAGCACGACGGGCGACGCGCACTACGACACGTTCCCCAGCAACCTGCAGGGCCCCATCATCAAGGCCATCAAGACCTGGCCCGCCGGGCTCACCACCATCGAGCCGTTCGTCATGAATGGTGAGAACTACCTGCTGCTGTACAACAAGAACACGGGGGCCGTGCGCTACGAGAAGCTGAACGCGACGGGGAGCGACTCGACCACCACGTGGACGGGCACGTGGGGCACGGGCTTCACGCACTTCGCCAGCCATGACATCGGCGGGACGCCGCACCTGGTGGTGTACAACGCCTCCACGGGCGCCATCCATTACGACCGGATTCTGGCCAATGGGGTGAGCGTGCTCGCCATCGAGACGCTGGCCACGGGGCTGAACCTGGAGGCGCTGGACTTCAACGGGCCGGGCCACGTCCTCGCGTATCAGCCTGGAACCGGCAGCGCCGCGACGAAGCGCCTCGGGCTCGACGGCACGACCTCCGCGGACGCCTTCGCCGGCACGACGTTCGCGAGCGCCACCGCCGTGGTGCCGTTCATGCAGGGCGGCAAGCCGTACGTGCTGCTCTACAACGAGAACACAGGCACCGTGCGCTCGTACGAGCTGTCGATGTTCTGAGCCGCCTTCTGTCAGTCCGGGGAGCAGGCCCATGGCGCCTGCTCCCGGCCCCCTACGCCTTCTTCGCCACGCGCTTCGCCTTGGCCTGCTCGAGTTCCTCCAGCGTCATCCGCCGGTTCTGCTCGGGGCGCTTGAAGGCGTAGAACTTGAAGTCGTGCTTCACGTCGCCGAGGACCTTGGAGGTGATTTCGACCAGCTCCTTCCTGCCTCCCGGGTCCTGCTCGACGAAGGCGGGAATCTCGCTGGTGTACTTCTTGGAGTCCTTCTTGTGCAGCGCCTTCTGCGCCTCCGGGCTGTAGAAGAAGACCACGTCCCCGCAGTTGTTGCCAGCCATGCGCATGTAGATGGGGGTCACGGCGTTGATGAGCCGTGCGACCTTGTCCCGGTACAGGAGCGACGCGGTCGCGGGCGACTTCAGGTACGCACGGGCATGGTCGGCATTCGGGTGGCTGTGGCCGTCGAAGCCCGTCCGCTTGATGATTTCCGTCGGCGTGAGGCACTCCGCCCAGATTTCGTACTTGCGCGCCACGCGGTTCATGATGGTGTGCGCCACGCCCTTCCACGCGGGCTCGCTCTGGCCGATGGCCTCGCCGCAGATGGTGCTGACGAAGAGCGTGAACTCCTCCTGCAGCTCGGGCGGGACGACGGGCATGGGCGAGATGAGCCGGGCCACCGTGCCCGACAGGTCCACCGTGTTCGCCGTGCACACGCCCGTGGCGAGCACCCGCGAGACGAACATGCCCCCCTCGAAGGCCGCGAAGCCGCTGGAGCCGCCGGGCTCGCTCGCCTCGTAGTCCGCGAGCGCCCAGAAGGGCACCTCCCGCGGACCCGCCACCGGCGTGGGCCGCATCGCCGCGAAGACCTGCAGCCCCCTGGCCTGCTCGAGCACCTCCACGTAGTGCCGCGGCAGCCGCTTCAGGTCCAACAGCTCGCGCTCGAAGGCGCCCTTCTCCAGCGACACCGACACCGTCTCGAGTTCCGAAAGCAGCGTCGAGACATCGTCCGGCAGGCAGACGTTGACGGCCGCGAACTGCTTCTCCGTGTGCCGGAGGGGGAAGCTCGCTTGCTTGCGATTGCTCTCGAGGAGGTTGCGGAAGTGGTCATCCAGCTCCTCCACCCGCCAGCCGTCGCCCTGGGGCACGCGGACGTAGGGCTTCACCGTCAGGTCCAGCATGACGGAGTCGCTGAAGTTCTCGAACTCGCCGCGGACGGCCAGCTTGCCGCCGTCCAGCGACACCGCGAACGTCTTCAAGCGCGGCCGGGGCACGACGAGCGCCAGCCGCGGGTCCGCCTTCATCTGCTCCACGGGAGGCGGTGGTGGCGGCGGCGGTGGCTTCTTGCCGGCCTTCTTGCCCTTCGGCGGCTCGGGAGGCGGGGGCGGCGGGGCCGGGGGCTTCTTGGAGACGCTCAGCTGGTACTGGAACGACAGCGTCTCGGAGGACTCCATGTTCCCGAGCGCCGCGAGCCGGTTGTCGAGCACCTCGCCCTTCTCGTCGCGGACTGCCAGGTAGCCGATGCGCCACAGCTGCTCCTGGGTCGCCTCGGGACTCCCAATCTCCCACTCGACGTGGACCGTCGCGCTCTTGTCGGGCGGCACGCCTTCGACGGGCGTGGGGTAGATGTCCACCGTGGCCACGAGCCCGTTGAAGAGGGGGCTGAAGTCCGGCTTGAGCTGCATGACCGAGCCCACCCGATGGTTCCGGACGTTGCGCTCGATGAAGTCGGGCAGCCAGCCGAACGACAGCTCCTCGAGCGCGAGCCCGAAGTCGATGCGCGCCGCCAGGTCGAAGGGAATGGACGCCGGGGCCCCGGGCTTCACCTCGAAGCCCTGGTTGCCGAACAGCAGCGGCTCCACCCGGAAGCCCAGGCTCCCCGTGCCGAGCAGCCCGAGCTCGAAGACGGCCACCTTCAGCGGCTGGGTGCCTTCTCCGTTCTTCTCCCGCACCAGGAAGCTGTCGCCGTTCGGCACCAGGCACGTCTCGCGCCGGTGCATCAGCCGCTTCTCGGCGAAGCTGTCACCGCGGACAATCCACTCGAGCCGGCAGGGCACGTTGCCCGCCAGGTTCTCGCAACCGCCGCCCACCATCACCTGCCAGTCCTCCAGGCCCAGCAGGGTGGGCTGGCTCTGCGGCCTGGGCGTGAGCACCAGGTGCGGCGCCGCGCGAATGCGCAGTACGCCGTCATAGCCGAGCGGGAACTGGCAGTCGCCGTCTGACTCCGGCGCCGGAGTGGCTTGGGTCTGTGACATGGCTGTCTATTCCTCGGGCGGCGAGTCGAGCGTCGTCAGGGGGAGCCGCGAGTCGGGCACCGGGGCGGTCTCCGTGTCGGGCGTCGGGGCAACCTCCGTATCGGGCGGAGGGGGCTCCGGCGGGCGCGTGAAGGTCGCGCTCTTGTCGGGCATCACGGTCTGCCGCACGGGCAGCTTGTCCACGCGCCGGAGGGTGAAGGTGTAGGCCACCTCCGGCTTGAGCGCCTTGAGGTCCACCCGGGCGACGAAGTCTCCCTGGAGGTCGCAGCCGCCGCGCTTCGCCCGGTAGGACGGGGTGGCGTACTCGAGGTGGTCCGACAGCTTCGGCTCGAGGCTCGCCACGTGCGGGTCCACCTCCTCCGGAGAGACGGCCAGCTCGAACTCGCGGGCGACGTTCCATGCGGCCTTGGTCGTCAGGCCCGGCACGGGCACCTCGAGCCCCTCGCCGTGGCAGCGCAGCTCCAGCGTGTCGCCCACCTGCTCCACCTTCAGGTCACCCACCCACCGCGGCGTGAAGTCATGGGCGCCCGCCGCCTCCAGTTGCCGGGGCTCGCAGTCCGAGCCCTCGGCCGCGGCCAGCTCCCACTTGTACTCCGTCGCGCCGGTGACGGGTCCCTGCGGATAGGGGACGCGCGCCGCGAGCAGCCAGTCCGCCGCGGTGTTCTCCCCGTGGATTTCGAGCTTCTCCGGCCGCAGCTTCGCGAAGCCCTTGAGGGGCTCCCACTTCCCCTTGGCCGTCTTGCGCGAGAAGGTGGCCGTGTAGCGGGCCAGGTCCTCGGGCGCGCCGCGGGCGATGGCGGAGATTTCCAGCTCGCAGCTCCCCGTCTTCGGCGCGGGCTTGAAGGAGAGGGGGCCCTGGAAGGCCACCTTCCGGTACCGGCCGGGCTCCGCGTGGGTGGCGCGAATGGGCTCGGTCGTCTTCGCCTTCAGCGCCTCGAGCTCCGCCAGGGTGAGCGAGCCATCCCCCTCGCCGGTGTTCTCTCCGGGGTGCCGGTACAGGAGGGGCTGGCCGTTGAGGGCCACGAACTCGAACCAGTAGAAGAGCTCGACACCGGGGGCCAGCTCGCTCTGGTTGAGGCTGTTGAAGATGGGGCCCGGGTGGAAGGTGGCCACCATCCAGTTGGCCGACGCGGGGTTGACGGTGAGGCGCAGGCGGGACTTGCGCGTCGGGTCCGCCTCCGTCACCTCGAAGCCGCCCGCCGCCGCCGCCGCGTGCACCCGGTCCACCGCACCCTTCCCGGAGGCGTCGATGATGCAGCTCATGCCCGAGCCATCGATTCGCTCGATGACGAGGGCGAGCTTCGGCCCGAGCGCCTTCTCGGCGTGCCACAGCGCCGCGGCGAGCCCCTTGTGCAGGTTCACCTTGTACAGCTTGCGGTACAGGTCCTGGAAGGCCTTGTACTTCACCGGGCCGAGCTCGACGTCTCTCGCCGTGAGGGGGGTGTTGAGGAGGGTCTGGTGCTGCTCGTCGAAGACGCATGAGGCGGCGAGCTTCGGGTCGTCGCACACGGCGGGCTCGAACTGCAGCTCCACGCCATCGTCACCCGACGGTGCCACCTTCTTCGCTCCCGTGACTTCGAAGAGCTGGAGGTCCTCGCTGCTCTTGAAGCGGCACGTATGACCGTCCTTGCTCAGATACGTCAGCTGGAGCTTGCGCTTCAGCTTCTTCGCGAGCAGGCGAAGCCCCTTCACGAGTGCCCAGCCCACGCGGATGTCCATGGCCCTGTAGCAGTCCAGGTACCGGACGTGGCCATCGAAGACGTACAGCCTCGTCGCGCCGTCGAAGATCTCCTTCCCTTCCTCCGTCAGGTCGACGATGAAGTCCTTCCGGTCATCCTCGCCGAACACGAACCGTTTCGGGTCGATGGCGGGGACCTCCCCGTTCGTGAGCGCGCGCGCCGTGATGGGCAGCACCCGCTCCGGGTAGGGGCTGCCGGGGCCCGTGTTGCTCGTGTCGGTCCGCAACAGGAGGAAGCCGGAGAGTTCCCTGGGCGCCGGCCCCTCGAACGAGAGCCGCCAGCGCCAGCTCCCGTCGGCCTGCCGCAGGGGGCGCTCGGTGACCACGGCCTCGCCCACGGCCTGCTCCCCCTGGAGCCTGGGCCGGGGCACGGACACCGTCCGCGCCAGGAAGGGCGGCTGGGACTTGGGCTCCAGGTCCTTCGGGGGGCTGGCCGTGTCGGCGACCACCAGGTTCCACTCGCCCCAGAAGGAGGCCTGGACCTCCTGGACGATGTTGCCACCCGGGCCGAACTCGCGGCCCGTGGCCAGCACGAGCTCATGCGGTTCCTGCCGGGCGAGCAGCGTGACGCGGTTCTGTGGGTCGTAGCCGAAGTCCTCGTCGATGACGACCGCGGCGACCATGTCGCCCACGGTCAGCTCGTTCTTCTTCGCCACCCACCCGGCGCACAGCGGGCTCGGGTCTTCCTGCCGGAACAGGGGCACGGACCACTCGTCCCGGACGCAGGCCTTCTTCTGCTTGTCCAGCACGTTGAGCAGCCACACCCCCGACACGGGGTGCAGGTTCTCCAGCTTGCCCGCGGGAGCGAGCCATCCGTCGGCCGCGAAGAGCTTCGCACGCGCCGGCTCGGGCGGCTGCTTGGTGCCCAGGGGCGGGATGCGCGCGATGTGCACCTCCTTCGCCGGGTCGCACCAGGCAATCTCGGCCACGTTCTTCTTCGCCGCCTCCTCGGTGTCGATGCCGAGCGCGTCGTTCACCTTCTTCAGCACGGTCTGCACGTTGTCGGAGGTCCACTCGTTCTTCTGGACGAGCCGCACGTTGCGCCAGCGCCGGGTGATGCCCTGCGCGAGCAGGCGGCCATCCGCGCCCTGCAGCGAGACGGACTGCTCGATGAAGAAGCCCTCCTTCGCCTTCAGCGTCATCCGCTCCGCCATGGCGGGCACCCTCAGCGAGAGCGGGACGACGCCGTCCTTCACGGAGGCGAGCTTGTTCGCGTCCAGCTCGAGGACCCCGGGCTTGCAGACCTTCCGGCCCAGCTCATCGCTGCCGCCGCAGCCGCCCCGGGGGCATTCCAGGCGCCGCCACGCGCCGTGGACCTCCTGCTCGAAGCACACCTCCAGCTTGTAGCTTCCCCCGGTGACCTGGGTGTTCTGCTCGGGCTTCGGCAGGAACAGGGGCTCCACCTCCAGCTTCAGCGGGTAGGCGAAGCGGCAGCACGGGGAGCTCCAGTCGGGCTTGTCGCCCTCGGGCGCGAACGAGGTGTTCTTGTCGAGAATCGACGCGACCACCGACCCGTAGTTCAGGCTGCTGCGCTGGATGGTGCTGGCCGCCTTGAAGACCGCCGCGGTGGCCTCGGAGAAGGGGCCCTGGTCCTCCTGGGGGAGGGCCGTCTTGAGGTGCTCCTCGATTTCGGTCACCTCCAGGAAGTTGTCCTCCCCGTCCTCCTTCACCTCGACGAGCCCGGTGGACTTCTCGCCGCCGAGCTCGAGCCGCTCCATCAGCTTCTCGAGCAGCCGGATGCCGCTCTTCTTCTCCTCCTGGGGGCAGAAGAGCTGGAAGTGGAGGAAGCCCGAGCGGAGGGTGAACTGCTTGCGCCGGCCCGGCACGTCCGGGTCGGCGGGCACCTGGAAGCTCGGCGCGGGGGTGGCCCGCTCGCCGGGGAGCGGGCCCGCGAAGCCGAGCACCTCTCCGGTCCTCACCGGGAAGAAGGGCTCGTCGAAGGTGACCACCTTGCCGCCGGTCAGCGCGTCGAGCGCCGCCTGGAGGTTCCCGGTGGGCGGCTTGTAGAGCCACAGCACCCGGCCTTCCGCGGTGCGGATGGTGATGGGTTCGGTGGAGCCATCCTCCGCGAGCACTTCATACGCCTTGGCCTCCTTGGTGGTGCCCGCCTCCGCGAGCTTCCGGTCCTCCTCGTCGACGGGCACCGCGGACCAGCGCAGCGTGCCGGGCGGGGCACCCGCGTCCTCCGCGATGGCGACCCAGGCGCCGAAGCGCTGCTGGTACAGCTTCTTGAACCAGGGCACGTCCTTGAAGTAGCCCCTGAGCTCCGCGCTCCGGACCTGCTTCGGGTCGTTGGAGGCCGGGTACGCCGGCGAGCGCAGGTGCATGTAGAGCGTGTAGAACGCGCCCTTGCCGTCCTGGGTCTCTGGCGTGTCGGGCAGCTCTTGCAGCTCGTGACGGAGGAGCACGAAGCCCGGCCAGTTGCCGAGCGCCTCGGCGACGCTTGGCTGGAGGCTCGCGGAGTGCTGGCCGGGAAGCCGGGCCGCGACGACATAGCCC is part of the Pyxidicoccus xibeiensis genome and harbors:
- a CDS encoding SRPBCC family protein yields the protein MVRLETEAFAPDGSGKLFAFTGTLVRCEPGTALEWTGGVPLILKGRHYFHLSASSGGTRLVHGEDFFGLYTLIAGRKRLPGLRPAYEGLNRALAERVAKVHGRAHAPVA